The following proteins are encoded in a genomic region of Alnus glutinosa chromosome 8, dhAlnGlut1.1, whole genome shotgun sequence:
- the LOC133875294 gene encoding protein TIC 20-v, chloroplastic → MAAMCNLLYPPNPALKRLHSPYLRSSFFTHPPYLTPTNFTAKPRSRRQVTVQSNGSNSADAPDRLISAVCYFYPFFDGIQYGKYVITQFAPMQALIEPLVPAIRVFKSFPFNGFLVFLTLYFVVVRNPNFSRYVRFNTMQAIVLDVLLIFPDVLERSFNPKGGLGLDLLMSLDSTVFLFLLVCLIYGSSSCLVGQLPRLPIVAEAADRQVL, encoded by the coding sequence ATGGCCGCCATGTGCAACCTTCTCTACCCACCAAACCCAGCTCTTAAGCGCCTTCACTCACCCTACCTTAGATCCTCCTTCTTCACACACCCACCTTATCTCACTCCAACCAACTTCACGGCCAAACCCAGAAGTAGACGACAAGTCACTGTTCAATCCAACGGCAGCAACTCCGCCGACGCCCCCGACCGCTTAATCTCGGCCGTGTGTTACTTCTACCCTTTTTTTGATGGCATACAGTATGGAAAATACGTTATCACCCAATTCGCTCCCATGCAAGCTCTCATCGAACCGTTGGTACCGGCTATAAGGGTCTTTAAGAGCTTTCCCTTTAATGGGTTCTTGGTGTTCTTGACCCTTTACTTCGTGGTTGTGAGGAACCCCAACTTTAGTAGGTACGTGAGGTTCAATACCATGCAAGCTATTGTGCTTGATGTGCTGCTGATTTTTCCTGATGTTCTGGAGAGGAGCTTCAATCCGAAAGGTGGGTTGGGCCTGGATTTGTTGATGAGCTTGGACAGCACTGTGTTTTTGTTCCTTCTGGTGTGTTTGATTTATGGGTCTTCTTCTTGCTTGGTGGGTCAGTTGCCCAGATTGCCCATTGTTGCTGAAGCTGCTGATAGGCAAGTTCTTTAA
- the LOC133875517 gene encoding inactive beta-amylase 4, chloroplastic isoform X3 has translation MSCSIDGREKSRSTILSSRQKRVPLYVMMPVDTFGIDTSGSPRIRKIKALTVSLKALKLAGVHGIAVEVWWGIVERFSPLAYNWSLYEELFQLISQMGLKLHVALSFHSNRRTSSSGSGDVSLPLWILEIGEHNKDIYYRDQNGFSNDAYLTLGVDQIPLFCGRTALQCYEDFMFSFVNKFDSFIGSVIEEISVGLGPSGELRYPAHPFGDGRWKFPGIGEFQCYDKYMMEDLRMTAAQEGKPEWGDKGPQNAGYYNSLPSGVPFFGEGEEGFLSDYGRFFLEWYSCRLIQHADAILAKAANILKKYQENKRTSVILVAKIGGIYWWYRTVSHPAELTSGYYNTACRDGYDPIALMLSRHGAALHISCLEMLDSETPPAYLCSPEGLLEQIQTVSKRRTIHLIGRNANEQFDKAGLCQIYANCYHPKAVVRALTFFRMNDKIFRVENWKNFVPFVRNMSTDLVYLET, from the exons CGAGAGAAATCAAGATCCACAATATTGTCATCTAGACAAAAGAGGGTCCCCTTATATGTGATGATGCCAGTTGACACATTTGGAATTGATACTTCAGGGAGTCCAAGGATTAGAAA aatCAAGGCCTTAACTGTCTCTCTAAAAGCACTCAAGTTGGCAGGTGTCCATGGAATTGCAGTTGAGGTTTGGTGGGGAATCGTAGAGCGCTTCTCTCCTCTTGCATACAATTGGTCTCTCTATGAGGAGCTTTTCCAACTGATATCTCAGATGGGGTTGAAGTTGCACGTTGCCTTGTCTTTTCACTCAAACAGGCGTACATCATCTAGTGGAAGTGGAGATGTTAGTCTTCCCCTGTGGATTCTGGAG ATTGGTGAACACAATAAAGATATATACTATCGAGACCAAAATGGATTTTCCAATGATGCTTATCTTACACTAGGAGTGGACCAAATTCCTCTGTTTTGTGGCCGGACTGCTCTCCAGTGTTATGAAGACTTCATGTTCAGTTTTGTTAACAAATTTGACTCCTTTATTGGAAGTGTGATAGAGGAGATAAGTGTCGGTCTTGGTCCTTCCGGAGAACTTAG GTATCCGGCCCATCCTTTTGGTGATGGCAGGTGGAAGTTTCCTGGAATTGGTGAATTTCAGTGTTATGACAAGTACAT GATGGAGGACTTGAGGATGACTGCAGCCCAAGAAGGAAAGCCTGAGTGGGGAGACAAGGGCCCACAGAATGCTGGCTATTACAACAGTCTCCCATCTGGGGTCCCTTTTTTTGGCGAAGGAGAAGAAGGCTTTCTTTCTGATTATGGTCGGTTTTTcctt GAATGGTACAGTTGTAGGTTGATTCAGCATGCAGATGCTATTCTTGCAAAGGCAGCTAATATTTTGAAGAAGTATCAAGAAAACAAGAGAACTAGCGTTATATTAGTGGCTAAAATTGGTGGCATATATTGGTGGTACCGGACAGTATCACACCCTGCTGAACTTACATCTGGTTACTACAACACTGCTTGTAGGGATGGTTATGATCCTATTGCTCTGATGTTGTCTCGTCATGGTGCTGCATTGCACATTTC CTGCTTAGAAATGTTGGACAGTGAAACCCCACCAGCCTATCTTTGCAGCCCGGAAGGATTACTTGAACAG ATACAGACTGTTTCAAAGAGAAGGACAATACATTTGATTGGAAGAAATGCCAATGAACAATTTGACAAG GCTGGATTATGTCAAATATACGCAAACTGTTACCATCCAAAGGCAGTTGTAAGAGCACTTACTTTTTTCAGAATGAATGACAAGATTTTTAGGGTTGAAAACTGGAAGAACTTTGTCCCCTTTGTTAGAAATATGAGCACAG ATTTAGTGTATCTGGAGACCTGA